A segment of the bacterium genome:
CGACGCCGATCTTTCGGCCGGCATGATCGACGACAAGGAAGCCCAGCACCGGCGCCGCGAGCTCGAAGAGGAAAGCGCCTTCTTCGGCGCCATGGACGGTGCGTCGAAATTCGTCCGCGGCGACGCCATCGCGGGGCTGATCATCACCGCGATCAACATCGTCGGCGGCATCGCGATCGGCTATGCGCGCCACGACATGGGCTTCGGCGAGGCCGCGGACGTGTTCACCAAGCTGTCGGTGGGCGACGGCCTCGTCAGCCAGATCCCGGCGCTGATCGTGTCGCTCGCCGCCGGCCTTCTGGTCTCGAAAGGCGGTACGCGCGGGTCGGCCGACCAGGCGATCTTCGGCCAGATGAGCGCGTATCCGCGCGCGCTCTATGTCGCGGGCCTGCTGTTGATCCTG
Coding sequences within it:
- a CDS encoding FHIPEP family type III secretion protein yields the protein DADLSAGMIDDKEAQHRRRELEEESAFFGAMDGASKFVRGDAIAGLIITAINIVGGIAIGYARHDMGFGEAADVFTKLSVGDGLVSQIPALIVSLAAGLLVSKGGTRGSADQAIFGQMSAYPRALYVAGLLLILLALMPGLPALPFFFLALVMASVAYVLPQREARRVAAAEAEEKQKQINTQEEEKNSIKSS